In Ignavibacteriales bacterium, the sequence CGCTCTATTTAGATGGAGGATTGGCAGCGGCGCGAAAATTTATTTATACAACCCTCTTGAAAAACACAGAAGTGTTCAATTCTGCCATGGCAGATGATAACTATAAAAGCACACTGCTGGAATATGCGCAAGCGCGCTCGCTGGGTATTCCACGTTATTCTATTATCCATGAAGAAGGACCAGAACACGACAGGCGTTTTACGATAGAAGTTTCCATTGGAGCGCAGTCCTATGGCAGCGGTTTTGGAAGAAGCAAGAAAGAAGCTGAACAAGCTGCGGCTGCGCAGGCGCTTGAACATATCCAACTCAATCCTATAACTTCCAAAGTAGAGAATGAAAACAATGCAACAGAAAAATGAATTTCTCGCTCGACATCTTGGCCCGCGTGAGCATGAAATTCCCGAGATGCTTCATGCCATCGGCGTTCGTTCGATGGATGAATTACTTGATCAGACAATTCCTGAAACAATACGCAGTAAGCAACAACTACAGATGGATCCCGCTGAGACGGAGTACGAAATACTGAATGAACTTCGTGAAATCGCAAAGAATAATGTCGTTCTGAAGTCGTATCTCGGTCAGGGGTATTACAATTGCATCACGCCAAGCGTTATCCAACGAAATGTTTTCGAGAATCCGGGTTGGTACACACAGTACACGCCATATCAGCCGGAGATTTCACAGGGCCGTCTCGAGGCGCTTCTCAATTTTCAAACGATGGTTGCAGATTTTACAGAAATGCCGGTGGCGAACGCTTCGCTGTTAGATGAAGGTACCGCGGCCGCGGAAGCAATGACGATGGCGTATGGCATCGTCAACAAATCTCCGAAAATATCGGCAAATAAATTTTTTGTTTCTGCACGATGTTACCGCCAAACGATTGATGTCATTCTGACACGCGCCACCCCGCACAGTATCGAAGTCGTCATCGGTAATCCTGATACAGTGGAGTTTGATAAGTCATTCTTTGGAGCGCTGATTCAATATCCCTGTGAAGACGGCGCAGTAATTGACCGGCGTGGATTCATCAAGAAAGTGCATGAGGCGGGCGCACTTGCTATTATTGCAACGGATTTGATGGCCATGGCACTGCTGACTCCTCCGGGTGAAGTCGGCGCAGATATTGTTATCGGCAACTCTCAGCGATTTGGAATTCCTCTTGGTTACGGTGGCCCGCATGCTGCATTCTTTGCGACTAAAAATGAATACGTCCGCAGTATGCCAGGCCGGCTTATTGGCGTTTCGATTGATGCGCAAAGCAATAAAGCATACCGCCTGACACTGCAAACTCGAGAACAACATATTCGCCGCGAGAAAGCGACATCAAACATATGCACAGCGCAAGCACTCTTAGCGATCATGTCCGGGATGTATGCAGTCTATCATGGACCTGAAGGCATCAAAACTATCGCGACCCGTATTCATCGCTTAACAAAACTGCTGGATACCGAACTTATAAAGCGCAGCTTCGTACAACTCAACGAAATTTATTTTGACACGCTGAAAATTGAAGTTGCCAGCAAGAAACAAGCGGCACAAATTCTTCAACTTGCCGTTGAAGCGGGTTATAATCTCCGATTCATCGAAGATAAATATATCGGTGTTTCGGTTGATGAAACGACGACATTTGAAGATATCGAAGCACTGGTTACTATTTTTGCAAAAGCGAAAGGCGCCGCAGTTCAAAAAGGATCGCTGAACGCCCATTTTGAATCGACAGCAGTGTTATATCCATTTCCATTTCAGAGAATGAGCCCGTATCTCCGGCATCCCGTCTTCAACTCCTATCATTCTGAAACAGCTATGATGCGTTATCTTAAAAGTTTGGAGAACAAAGATCTCTCACTCACAGCATCAATGATTCCGCTCGGTTCCTGTACAATGAAATTGAACGCTGCAACAGAATTGCTTCCCCTGACGTGGCCGGAGTTTGCGAACATTCATCCGTTTGCACCAGCTGATCAATCAATAGGATATTTAAAAATATTCCAGGAATTGGAAAGTGCACTTTGCAAGACGACCGGTTTTTCAGCGGCATCGCTTCAACCGAATTCTGGTGCACAGGGTGAGCTCACAGGCTTGCTTGTCATTCGCGCCTTTCATCAGGACCACGGACAAGCACAGCGTAACGTGACACTCATTCCATCATCCGCACATGGCACTAATCCTGCCAGCGCAGTGATGGCAGGAATGAACGTTGTCGTTGTGAATTGTGATGCGAATGGTAATATTGATGTGGACGACGTACGAGTAAAGGCAATACAGTATAAAGACACACTTGCCGCTTTTATGGTAACGTATCCATCCACACACGGCGTGTTTGAAGAACGCATTCATGAGATGTGCGACATTATTCATGACAATGGCGGTCTGGTCTATATGGATGGTGCGAACTTGAACGCGCAAGTTGGACTTACCTCTCCTGCAGAAATCGGTGCCGACGTATGCCATATCAATCTGCACAAGACTTTTGCAATTCCGCACGGCGGCGGCGGTCCCGGCATGGGACCTATTTGTGTAACGCAGAACCTTATGCCGTACTTACCCGGACATTCGATTGTTAAACTCGGCGGTGAGAAAGCCATACACGCTGTTGCCTCAGCTCCGTGGGGCAGTGCAAATATTTTAATTATTTCTTACGCGTATATCAAAATGCTCGGTGCGGAAGGGCTGAAAGAAGTCACAAAAACCGCTATCCTGAACGCCAACTATCTGAAATCAAAATTGGAAAACCATTTTCCAGTTCTCTATCAAGGAAAAAATGGAAGAGTAGGGCACGAATTTATTTTGAATATGAGCTCTTTCAAAGAACATGTCGGTATTGACGTAGATGATATTGCGAAGCGTCTTATGGATTACGGTTTCCATGCACCGACGGTCTCGTTTCCTGTTCATGATACGATGATGATTGAACCAACTGAAAGCGAACCGAAAGCAGAACTGGATCGTTTTGTCGATGCAATGATTGCTATTAGAAAAGAAATGCAGGATATCGAAGAAGGAAAGCTTGATACAATTGATAATCCTTTAAAGAATGCACCGCATACTTCTTTGGCAGTAACAAGCGATTCGTGGAATCACAAATATTCACGTGAGCAGGCGGCGTTCCCGGTCCAATCGCTTAAGAAAAATAAATTCTGGCCGTCTGTTGGCCGTATCAATAACACCTATGGCGATCGGAATATTTTCTGCACTTGTCCGCCCATGGAAGAATATAAATAAATCATGTATTGCGGGTAGAGACCTACTCCGAAAAACCTATCTGACGCTACGATGCTGAACAATCATGATTGTTGCTTTGCCCTGATGGGTTCTGCATTATTTGGAGTTTTGTGATAAGACATCTCATGCTTCTTGTATTCATTTCATTTCTCAACTTACCGCTTCAGGCGCAGACTTCACCTGACTCTGCGATTATTATTCGGGGTATTCAAATTCGAGGCAATAGTACGACAAAAGAGCACGTCATCCTGCGTGAGATGTCGTTAAAAATCGGCGATACGCTCACACAACAAGCGAAAAATCTCGATCGCAATAATATCTACAATCTTCGCCTCTTCAATAAAGTGGATATAGAAGATTCGGTGTACGAACATCATGCAACGCTCATCGTGACAGTGTCGGAACGGTGGTACTTTATTCCATTTCCAGTTTTTGGCATGAAATATCGAGATGTGACGAAACTGTATTACGGTGCCGGAATGATGCACAATAATTTTCGCGGGCGAAACGAAAAGGTCTTTGCACTAATATATTTTGGGTACGACCAATTGTTTATGATCAACTATCAGAATCCTAAAGCAACAGACAATGACGATATCTATTTCGGAACAGCGCTGACACTTCAAAAAATACATAACTTGAGCAGCACTTCTGAAGAGTATATGAATTCTAACCTTT encodes:
- the gcvP gene encoding aminomethyl-transferring glycine dehydrogenase gives rise to the protein MQQKNEFLARHLGPREHEIPEMLHAIGVRSMDELLDQTIPETIRSKQQLQMDPAETEYEILNELREIAKNNVVLKSYLGQGYYNCITPSVIQRNVFENPGWYTQYTPYQPEISQGRLEALLNFQTMVADFTEMPVANASLLDEGTAAAEAMTMAYGIVNKSPKISANKFFVSARCYRQTIDVILTRATPHSIEVVIGNPDTVEFDKSFFGALIQYPCEDGAVIDRRGFIKKVHEAGALAIIATDLMAMALLTPPGEVGADIVIGNSQRFGIPLGYGGPHAAFFATKNEYVRSMPGRLIGVSIDAQSNKAYRLTLQTREQHIRREKATSNICTAQALLAIMSGMYAVYHGPEGIKTIATRIHRLTKLLDTELIKRSFVQLNEIYFDTLKIEVASKKQAAQILQLAVEAGYNLRFIEDKYIGVSVDETTTFEDIEALVTIFAKAKGAAVQKGSLNAHFESTAVLYPFPFQRMSPYLRHPVFNSYHSETAMMRYLKSLENKDLSLTASMIPLGSCTMKLNAATELLPLTWPEFANIHPFAPADQSIGYLKIFQELESALCKTTGFSAASLQPNSGAQGELTGLLVIRAFHQDHGQAQRNVTLIPSSAHGTNPASAVMAGMNVVVVNCDANGNIDVDDVRVKAIQYKDTLAAFMVTYPSTHGVFEERIHEMCDIIHDNGGLVYMDGANLNAQVGLTSPAEIGADVCHINLHKTFAIPHGGGGPGMGPICVTQNLMPYLPGHSIVKLGGEKAIHAVASAPWGSANILIISYAYIKMLGAEGLKEVTKTAILNANYLKSKLENHFPVLYQGKNGRVGHEFILNMSSFKEHVGIDVDDIAKRLMDYGFHAPTVSFPVHDTMMIEPTESEPKAELDRFVDAMIAIRKEMQDIEEGKLDTIDNPLKNAPHTSLAVTSDSWNHKYSREQAAFPVQSLKKNKFWPSVGRINNTYGDRNIFCTCPPMEEYK